The proteins below come from a single Burkholderia sp. PAMC 26561 genomic window:
- a CDS encoding DUF2866 domain-containing protein: MAASASFQNIKSTMKTEHALPLHQCRLSEAVERPWGKAYRMVEWARKSDPCSQLSVVPAEFTTSEIAEVLRAHITGRRYGPTDSDGSI; encoded by the coding sequence ATGGCCGCCAGCGCATCGTTTCAGAACATCAAATCGACGATGAAAACCGAGCACGCATTGCCGTTGCATCAGTGCCGCCTGTCCGAAGCCGTCGAGCGGCCCTGGGGCAAGGCGTACAGGATGGTTGAATGGGCGCGCAAGAGCGATCCGTGCAGCCAGTTGAGCGTAGTGCCGGCGGAATTCACGACATCGGAAATTGCGGAAGTGCTTCGCGCGCACATAACCGGGCGGCGCTACGGACCGACGGATTCCGACGGAAGCATCTGA